TGCCGCCGGCAAGAGGCAATCCTGATGGAGGCTGCCCACAACTTTCGAAACAGCATAGTGATAATAGGGGGATTTTCCCGGCGGATTGCAAGGCTGTCAAAGGGCACGGAGATGGCCGGGAATGCCGTCAGCCTCCAGAAGGAAGTGAAGGCGCTGGAAAAACATTTCACCAGGTTCGAGAAGTACATGAACATGAAGGTCTGATTGCAGGCAAAAGCAAGTTGGTATACAGGAGCTGTTTTCCGACGGCCTTAGCCGGCTCAGCCGGACAACGATGTTTCTCGGACCGAGTCCGGTGGATCATCATGGCGTCACATCCAAAAGTGGTGAGAAGGGCAACAGGGCAGAAGAGTTGCCCCGCATCATAAAACCCCTGCAATGACAAAGGGATGGCCACGCCATAACCCCGGGGGTCCGGAAGCAGGCGAACTGACTCTCACTTTTTGCCGCATATTTGCTGCAGCCGCGGAAGAGAAGGGTTGACAAAGGACGGAGAAACCCTTTACTATTAAGCACCGCCGGAGTGGTGGAAGTGGCAGACGCGCCGGACTCAAAATCCGGTGAGGGCAACCTCATGCGGGTTCAAGCCCCGCCTCCGGCATTACAACCAGTCTATAAGTAGAATAGGTTATCGCGTGCATCTAACAAGATCTGCCCCCAAAAAACCGTAGCAGCCATAATGTTGGTCTTCCGGGCTTTTAACCTGCCCTTAAAGAGCTTTTCGGGTATGAGGATGAAGAACTGAAAGGTGAGGGTATAAAGGCCCTCCTTGAAAATGACGGTGATTATGAGTTATTGAAAAAACGGTTCTTGATAAGAAAGATTATATTTGGGGATCATACGATCTTCTTGTCGAAGGCCAGTCTTGCCCGCTCCAGGTCGGCGGGGGTATCTATGCCGAACCCGTCGTAGTGGGTCGTGAGAACCCTTATCCTGAAGCCGTTCTCGAGGACGCGAAGCTGTTCCAGGGACTCCATCTCTTCAAGCCTGCTCCGTGGCATGGTCACGAAGCGTTCCAGGAAATCCCGTTTGAAGCCGTAAATGCCGATATGTTTGTAAAGAAGGGACCTCGTCGCGCCATTTCTCATGTAGGGGATGGGCGATCGTGAAAAGTAGAGGGCAAAACCCTCTTTGTCGAGGACGACCTTCACGGTGTTGGGGTCGTGATACTCCTGGTCGTTGGTGATGGGGGAACACAGGGTGGCCATATCCAGGTCCTCATTTTCCATTACAGAGAAGAGGAGGTCTGCCATGTCGGGCCGCAGGAAGGGTTCATCTCCCTGAAGGTTGATGATGAGGTCCGCTTCCCTTTGCCCCATGGCTTCATGGACCCTGTCGGTCCCGCTCCTGCAGGAGGGACTCGTCATGACGGCATCACCGCCGAAGGACGAGACGGCATGCACGATGCGCTCGTCATCGGTCGCGACGACAACCCCATCTTGAAGCCGGGATTCCGAGGCGCGTTCATAGACAAGACGTATCAGGGGCTTGCCGGCGATCTCCAGAAGGGGCTTTCCGGGAAGCCTCGACGACTCATATCGCGCAGGTATAACAATGAGTTTCTTCATGGAACCTGCACATTATACAGGATAGAGAGAAGAAAGGAAAGTCTCAGGTTTCACATTTCACGTCTCAGGCTAAAAACTATCCTGTTGTCTTTCATGGTTCATAAAAAGCCATATAATGTGCAAGATAACACTTACCTGTTACATATGCATAAGAGGAAACAGTAAACCTGAAACTATCCACAAATCTCCATATCCACAAGACTGCCCTTATTAGCTTGCGGGCGGGTGTCTGCCGGGGATTGCCTGGTGGACTAGGTGGTTTTCGTCGTGCCGCCCGAAAGGTAGAGTCCTTCGCTGCGTACCTTCCTGGCGACGGGGAAGCGACGGAAGGAAAAAACTTAAAAAAGTTTCTTAAGTCATTTTCTCTTCGGCCGATAAAATATAACGCATGGTTTCAGGAATAAGCTCATCATTATCGGGTCTGTTCGCTTTCAGCAGGAAGATGTCCGTCGCCACCGGCAATATCGCCAACGTCAATACCGACGAATACAAGAAAACGGTCGCTACGATCGTTGAAGACACGAAGGGTCTGCCCGGGGTACGCACCGAGAAGCCCGACACACCCGGGCCCGTTGCACAGGAAACGGACGGCACTCTGCGTGAACTCTCCAATGTCGAACTCGCCGAAGAGTTCCCCCAGATGATGATATCCCAAAGGGGCTACGATGCGAACATTGGGGCACTCAAGGCGCAGGACGAGATGGTAGGATCTCTGCTGGATATACTTGGGTAAGAAGAGGGCGATGACCCACGACCCGCATTTAGCTTCTGTACGACGCGTTTATCTTCACGTAATCGTAGGTCAGGTCTGTTGTATAGATGTCGAATGAGGCCCTGCCCTCATTGAGTTTGACGACAACTGATATCTCCTTTCGGTCCATGAGTTTCTTCATCTTCTTCTCATCGAAAGGGATCTCGACTCCACCCCGGGCGATGACTTCACCCTGAAGGGATATATCGATCTTCGCGGGGTTGACGGGAACACCTGCGTCGCCGGCCGCCGCTATGATGCGTCCCCAGTTAGGATCGCAGCCGAAGAAGGCCGTCTTGGTAAGGGGCGACAGGGCGATGCGCCGTGCTACCCTCTCTGCCCATTCCTTTTTTTTTGCTCCTTCCACCATGATATGGGCCACTCGTGTGGCTCCTTCGCCGTCGCGCACGACCATCATGGAGAGTTCTTTGAGAACGGAGCGAAGGCCTTCCTTGAAGGCATCCAGAGAACCGCTATCCTCGTCACCCTGCCTGGTGAAAAGCATGACCGTGTCGTTTGTACTGCATTCCCCGTCCACCGTTATTCGCTCGAAGCTGTCCCTGACGGCCTGGGTGAAGGCCCGGCCCATGGTCTTATTTGAAACGGGAAAATCTGTGAACACGAAGGCCAGCATGGTCGCAAAGAGGGGGTTTATCATGCCGGAACCCTTCGCAACACCGACTATGTTGTATGTTCTTCTTCCTTTTACCTGGGCTGCGGCGATCTTGGGGTGGGTGTCCGTCGTCATGATGGCCCGGGCGAAGTCTTTAAGGCCCGATTCTCTCTTCCCCCTGACTGCCCGGGGCAGGGCGGCGATCATGGAACCAACGGGGAGTCTTTTGCCTATCACACCCGTGGAGGCAAAGAGTATCTCGCCCGGCTCAGATCCGATAAGCGGTGCCAGGACCGATGAGACGGTCTGCAGGTCGCCAATGCCTTCTTTTCCGGTGCAGGCATTGGCACAGCCGCTGTTGGCAACAAGAGCCCTGACGGGTGTTTTATCTATCCTGCGGTCATAGAGGATATGAGCCGATTTCACGCGGTTGCGGGTGTAGGCGGTAAGGACGTTTACCTTGTCGCGAAAGACCACAAGACCCAGGTCAAGCCCTTCGGACTTGATCCCGGAAGCGATCCCAGAAAAGTCGATCCCCTCGATGGACAAAACCCTCGCCATTACGTAACCTCCAAAAAAAAGTCTCACGTTTCAGGCAAAAGAATCATTATCCCCGAAGGGCTTTCTGGTTTTCCCTGAAACCTGAAACCGCCTTTATCTTCCACAACACTTCTTGTATTTCTTTCCGCTGCCGCAGGGACAGGGATCGTTGCGGCCTATTTTCTTGTCCTTCTTGTCGGAACTGTCCGGGGAAGCGCTTCCTTCCGGTGTGTTAAGGAACATGACCGGTTCGTGGTATTCCAGCTGCTCCTTCGCAGGCTGGACGGCAAAGAGCTTTCTCACGGTGTCATACCTGGCCCTTTCCACCATGTCGAGGAAAAGCTCGAAGCTTTCACGCTGATATTCCCTTAAAGGATCTTTCTGTCCGTAGCCCCTCAGACCGATGCCTTCCTTGAGATGGTCAAGGGAAAGAAGGTGTTCCTTCCAGAAGGTGTCGATGGAGTTGAGCACGATGAAGCGCTCCACGGCGCTCATCTCGTCGTTCCCGAAATCGTTGGATTTCTTTTCGTAGAAGGACTTGACCGTCTCGATAACCCTGTCGAGGAGGCCCTCGCGTGTCAGGTTCTTCACATCTTCGATATCAAAATCGACGTGGATGAGGAAATTCTCATAGATGCGATTTTTCAGTGATTCGAGGTCCCATTCCTCGGGGTAGACCTTCTCCGGGGCGCACTCGTATACCATGTCCTCGCAGATCTCCTCCACCATGTCCAGGACCTTCCCCCGGATGTCCTCGTTCTTCATGACCTCTCGGCGCATACCGTAGATGGTCTCGCGCTGTTTGTTCATCACGTTGTCATATTCGAGGAGGTACTTACGTATCTCGAAGTTATGTCCTTCCACGCGTGTCTGGGCGTTTTCGATGGCTTTGGTGATGAGGGGATGCTCGATGGGCGTATCCTCATCCATGCCGAGCTTGCCCAGGATGGGTGATACCCTGTCGGAACCGAAGAGGCGCATGATCTCGTCCTCGAGGGAGACGTAAAACCGGGACGACCCCGGGTCGCCCTGCCTGCCTGCGCGGCCGCGGAGCTGATTGTCGATGCGCCGCGACTCGTGGCGCTCTGTGCCCAGGATGTGCAGGCCCCCGAGACCGATGACCTTTTCCTTGTCGGCGGCACATATCTCTTTTGCCTTCTCAAGACACTTTGCATATTCCTCGGAATCCCTCTGGCCCTTCGCCATGGCGAGGGCAAGAAAGCCCGGGTTGCCGCCAAGGAGTATGTCGGTTCCGCGGCCGGCCATGTTCGTGGAGATGGTGACGGCGCCGGAACGCCCCGCCTGAGCGACGACCTCGGCCTCGCTCTCGTGGTTCTTCGCGTTCAGTACGTGGTGGGGGACGCCTCTTCGCTTGAGCATGTCGGCGACCCTCTCCGACTTCTCAATGGAAAGGGTGCCCACAAGAACAGGTTTCCCCACCCTGTAAAGCTCCTCGATCTCCTTCACTGCGGCCCGGAACTTTTCCGCTTCGGTCCGGTAGACGACATCGGGATAGTTCGTTCTGATGAGGTCCTTGTTGGTGGGGGTGACGACGACGTCGAGATTGTAGATCTTCTTGAACTCGACGGCCTCCGTATCGGCGGTGCCCGTCATGCCGGCCAGTTTTTTGTACATCCTGAAATAGTTCTGAAAGGTGACCGTGGCCAGGGTCTGGTTCTCCCGCTCTATCTTGACGTTTTCCTTGGCTTCCAGGGCCTGGTGAAGACCTTCGCTGTACCGCCTGCCGGGCATGAGCCTGCCCGTGAACTCGTCGACGATGACGACCTGACCGTCCTTCACGATGTAATCCACGTCACGGGCAAAGAGCTGGTGTGCCTTCAGGGCCTGGTTGATGTGATGGAGGAAATCCACCCGGTTCGGGTCGTAGAGGTTGTCGATGTTGAGGACCCTCTCGAGTTTCGCCACGCCATCCTCGGTGAGATAGGCGCTGCGGGCCTTTTCGTCTATCATGAAGTCCTGATCGCGTTTGAGCTGCGGGATCAGCTTGTTGATCTTGTAGTATTTGTCCGTCGATTCCTCGGCTGGGCCGGAGATGATGAGCGGGGTTCTTGCCTCGTCCACGAGGATGCTGTCCACTTCGTCGACGATGGCGTAATTGTACTCGCGCTGGACGCAGTCTTCGAGGTTGTAGTGCATGTTGTCGCGCAGGTAGTCGAAGCCGAACTCGTTGTTCGTCCCGTAGGTGACGTCACAGGCGTAGGCATTCCTGCGGGAAACATCATCAAGATCGTGGACAATGACGCCTACGGAAAGACCGAGGAATTGATAAACGGGCCCCATCCATTCGGCGTCCCTCCGGGCGAGGTAGTCGTTTACCGTAACCACGTGAACGCCAAGTCCCGTCAAGGCATTGAGGTAGACGGGCAGGGTCGCGACGAGTGTCTTTCCTTCGCCTGTCGCCATTTCAGCGATCCTGCCTTCGTGCAGGATGATCCCGCCGATGAGCTGTACATCGAAGTGACGCATGCCCAGCGTGCGCCAGGCGGCCTCCCGGTTGACGGCAAAGGCCTCGGGCAGAAGCGAGTCAAGGTCTTCGCCATTCGCGAACCTTTCCCTGAAATGAGGCGTCATTGCCTTGAGCTCATCGTCGCTTAAGGCCTTTATCCTATTTTCAAGCTCGTTTGCGCTGTCGACGATGGGCTGTATGCGCTTGAGTTCGCGCTCGTTCTTGGTGCCGACGATCTTCTTGATGAAATTTCCGATCATAGCTTCACGTGCCTTCGGCAAAAAAACCTTCAGCTCAGGTCATGCTTCACACGAAGGAAGGGCGCCCTGAGCTGTCCGTTCTTTTCCGGGAATGTTTTCAGTCTCTCAATGTCGCGACGATCCTCTCGGGATGGAGAAGGACACTCAATGCGTCGTTTACATCCTTTACGAAAAAATCGGCCTCTTTGAGGACATCTTTCGCGCATCCTTCTTCGCCGATCACGCCGATCCCGAGGGACGCCTCCTTGAGCATTAATACGTCGTTGGAACCATTGCCTATGGCCACTATCTTCTCGGGCCCCAGTTCCTTGATGATCTTTGCCTTCTCCTGGGAGCTCGATTCCTTGCCCACTTTTATTATGCTGAAACCGATGGTGTTTCCTTCACTATCGATATTTCCATAGGTATCGGATGTGATGATGAAAACCTTTATGTAACGGGATACCCTTTCAAGCATCTCCTTGACGCTTTCCTTCATCTTTCCGTCAAACGCACAGGTCCCGTTATAATCTATGACCAGGTATTCGATATCAAGATCGCCCCATCCGGGAACGGAAACACTTATCATGTTGGCCTCCTTGGTAGTCTTTGGCATACAATTGTAGCATATATTGATGCAATTAGAACTATTAATTTACGTCTTTAACAGATATACGTGACAGGTTTTCTCTTGATTTTTTGGCACTTACGGTTTAAAAGCAGAAGGTTTGAAATTGCAGCAAGAGGAGAATAGAATCATGGAGCAGGCGAAGAAATGGGACGTCGAATGTGTGATCTATGACTGCGACGGGGTGCTTTTTGACTCCTTCGACGCCAACCGGCGTCTTTATAACAGTATAGCCGTCGCGGCACGAAGCTCGGTTCTTGACGACGACGAACTCCATTATTGTCACACCCATACCGTCTACCAATCCATCGCTCACATCTGCCGCAACGATGCGGAATCGGAGCGCCGGGCCCTTGAGTTCTTCAGGAACACTATCGACTTCAGGGACTTCATCGTCTATCTCAAGATGGAGCCCAAT
This window of the Syntrophorhabdaceae bacterium genome carries:
- the kdsB gene encoding 3-deoxy-manno-octulosonate cytidylyltransferase; the protein is MKKLIVIPARYESSRLPGKPLLEIAGKPLIRLVYERASESRLQDGVVVATDDERIVHAVSSFGGDAVMTSPSCRSGTDRVHEAMGQREADLIINLQGDEPFLRPDMADLLFSVMENEDLDMATLCSPITNDQEYHDPNTVKVVLDKEGFALYFSRSPIPYMRNGATRSLLYKHIGIYGFKRDFLERFVTMPRSRLEEMESLEQLRVLENGFRIRVLTTHYDGFGIDTPADLERARLAFDKKIV
- a CDS encoding flagellar basal body rod C-terminal domain-containing protein, translated to MVSGISSSLSGLFAFSRKMSVATGNIANVNTDEYKKTVATIVEDTKGLPGVRTEKPDTPGPVAQETDGTLRELSNVELAEEFPQMMISQRGYDANIGALKAQDEMVGSLLDILG
- the argJ gene encoding bifunctional glutamate N-acetyltransferase/amino-acid acetyltransferase ArgJ; this translates as MARVLSIEGIDFSGIASGIKSEGLDLGLVVFRDKVNVLTAYTRNRVKSAHILYDRRIDKTPVRALVANSGCANACTGKEGIGDLQTVSSVLAPLIGSEPGEILFASTGVIGKRLPVGSMIAALPRAVRGKRESGLKDFARAIMTTDTHPKIAAAQVKGRRTYNIVGVAKGSGMINPLFATMLAFVFTDFPVSNKTMGRAFTQAVRDSFERITVDGECSTNDTVMLFTRQGDEDSGSLDAFKEGLRSVLKELSMMVVRDGEGATRVAHIMVEGAKKKEWAERVARRIALSPLTKTAFFGCDPNWGRIIAAAGDAGVPVNPAKIDISLQGEVIARGGVEIPFDEKKMKKLMDRKEISVVVKLNEGRASFDIYTTDLTYDYVKINASYRS
- the secA gene encoding preprotein translocase subunit SecA codes for the protein MIGNFIKKIVGTKNERELKRIQPIVDSANELENRIKALSDDELKAMTPHFRERFANGEDLDSLLPEAFAVNREAAWRTLGMRHFDVQLIGGIILHEGRIAEMATGEGKTLVATLPVYLNALTGLGVHVVTVNDYLARRDAEWMGPVYQFLGLSVGVIVHDLDDVSRRNAYACDVTYGTNNEFGFDYLRDNMHYNLEDCVQREYNYAIVDEVDSILVDEARTPLIISGPAEESTDKYYKINKLIPQLKRDQDFMIDEKARSAYLTEDGVAKLERVLNIDNLYDPNRVDFLHHINQALKAHQLFARDVDYIVKDGQVVIVDEFTGRLMPGRRYSEGLHQALEAKENVKIERENQTLATVTFQNYFRMYKKLAGMTGTADTEAVEFKKIYNLDVVVTPTNKDLIRTNYPDVVYRTEAEKFRAAVKEIEELYRVGKPVLVGTLSIEKSERVADMLKRRGVPHHVLNAKNHESEAEVVAQAGRSGAVTISTNMAGRGTDILLGGNPGFLALAMAKGQRDSEEYAKCLEKAKEICAADKEKVIGLGGLHILGTERHESRRIDNQLRGRAGRQGDPGSSRFYVSLEDEIMRLFGSDRVSPILGKLGMDEDTPIEHPLITKAIENAQTRVEGHNFEIRKYLLEYDNVMNKQRETIYGMRREVMKNEDIRGKVLDMVEEICEDMVYECAPEKVYPEEWDLESLKNRIYENFLIHVDFDIEDVKNLTREGLLDRVIETVKSFYEKKSNDFGNDEMSAVERFIVLNSIDTFWKEHLLSLDHLKEGIGLRGYGQKDPLREYQRESFELFLDMVERARYDTVRKLFAVQPAKEQLEYHEPVMFLNTPEGSASPDSSDKKDKKIGRNDPCPCGSGKKYKKCCGR
- a CDS encoding HAD family hydrolase, producing MISVSVPGWGDLDIEYLVIDYNGTCAFDGKMKESVKEMLERVSRYIKVFIITSDTYGNIDSEGNTIGFSIIKVGKESSSQEKAKIIKELGPEKIVAIGNGSNDVLMLKEASLGIGVIGEEGCAKDVLKEADFFVKDVNDALSVLLHPERIVATLRD